From Halotia branconii CENA392, the proteins below share one genomic window:
- a CDS encoding alpha/beta hydrolase — MTDKRKDLGEQDVQLTDVAGDLVENVSDSISHKLHPMIEQYAQLFKTGARTPVLKRPSDIGLDYEDVFFPSLDGIPLEAWFIPANSDKLLIVNHPMTCNRYGFPGHLPPWNTMFGGFEVNFLPELKHLHDAGYNILTYDLRNCGLSGEANGGISGLGLLECRDVVGSIRYAKQRKDLAAMTTGLYSRCMGGNSTIIAMAKWQEEFTHIQALVLLNVVSGKTFIERGAENLHLDPQKEAAKLDERLRELTGFRLNEETPLPYAKYVKVPTLMAQLRRDFLVHAESDGQAIFDALGAQDKELLWIEESNQRFYAYNHFGQHPERLIGWFDQHMGKATKTHPG; from the coding sequence ATGACTGACAAGCGGAAAGATTTGGGTGAACAGGATGTGCAGCTCACCGATGTCGCAGGTGACTTGGTAGAGAATGTGTCCGACTCCATCTCGCACAAGCTTCATCCTATGATCGAGCAGTATGCTCAACTGTTTAAGACGGGTGCCCGTACGCCAGTCTTGAAGCGTCCTAGCGACATTGGACTCGATTATGAAGATGTCTTTTTCCCGTCACTTGACGGCATTCCCCTAGAGGCTTGGTTCATTCCCGCTAATTCCGACAAGCTGCTGATCGTGAACCACCCGATGACCTGCAATCGCTACGGTTTTCCAGGGCATTTGCCGCCTTGGAACACGATGTTCGGCGGCTTTGAGGTGAATTTCCTACCAGAGTTGAAGCACCTGCACGACGCTGGCTACAACATCCTAACCTACGACCTTCGTAACTGCGGTCTGAGTGGCGAAGCAAACGGCGGAATTAGCGGTCTGGGGCTGCTGGAGTGCCGCGATGTCGTCGGCTCTATCCGTTACGCGAAGCAGCGAAAGGACTTAGCGGCGATGACGACTGGACTCTATAGCCGATGTATGGGAGGAAACTCAACCATTATCGCGATGGCGAAATGGCAAGAAGAGTTCACGCACATCCAGGCTTTGGTCTTGCTCAACGTCGTGTCCGGCAAAACCTTTATCGAGCGTGGTGCCGAGAATTTGCATCTCGATCCACAGAAGGAAGCCGCCAAACTGGACGAACGCCTCCGCGAACTAACGGGCTTTCGCCTCAATGAAGAAACCCCGTTGCCCTACGCGAAGTATGTCAAAGTACCCACGCTGATGGCACAACTTCGCCGAGATTTCCTTGTCCATGCGGAAAGCGATGGGCAAGCCATCTTTGATGCCTTGGGAGCGCAGGATAAGGAACTGCTTTGGATCGAGGAATCGAACCAGCGTTTTTACGCTTACAACCACTTCGGTCAGCATCCTGAGCGCTTGATTGGCTGGTTCGACCAGCACATGGGCAAAGCAACGAAAACGCATCCAGGGTAA
- a CDS encoding TMEM175 family protein, protein MNTSRLEAFSDGVFAIAITLLVLEIKVPPPDTVLGAELLQLWPSYLAYVVSFLVIGAIWINHHAMFHHIVRVDGTLLLLNVLHLMLIAFLPFPTAVLAEAFHRGTDEPIAAAFYSSILTVIGIFVNAMWRYAAHEYRLIDPHLAAKKVRKLRRQFLFGPIAYAIATVVALVLPWLAVLLFILLNLFYLWPRWGYRSTPSPIDDSTTSSDTPAESLRDRSEGD, encoded by the coding sequence ATGAATACTAGTCGTTTGGAAGCATTTAGCGACGGTGTTTTTGCAATCGCCATCACCCTGCTGGTACTCGAAATCAAAGTGCCACCCCCCGATACAGTGCTTGGGGCAGAACTCCTCCAACTCTGGCCGTCCTACCTTGCCTACGTAGTAAGCTTTCTGGTAATCGGCGCTATCTGGATCAACCATCACGCCATGTTTCACCACATCGTCCGGGTGGATGGAACGCTGTTACTGCTGAATGTCCTCCACCTGATGCTGATCGCATTCCTGCCGTTCCCAACCGCCGTGCTGGCTGAAGCGTTTCACCGGGGAACGGACGAACCGATTGCCGCTGCCTTCTACAGTAGCATCTTGACCGTGATTGGTATCTTCGTTAACGCCATGTGGCGGTACGCGGCTCACGAGTATCGGCTGATCGATCCTCACCTCGCAGCAAAAAAAGTACGAAAGCTCAGACGGCAGTTTCTTTTCGGGCCAATCGCTTATGCGATCGCCACCGTAGTCGCGTTGGTTCTGCCCTGGCTGGCGGTGCTGCTGTTCATCCTCCTCAACCTTTTCTATCTCTGGCCTCGCTGGGGCTACAGGAGTACCCCGTCTCCTATCGACGATTCTACGACGAGCAGCGATACTCCTGCGGAGTCGCTGCGCGATCGCAGTGAAGGCGACTGA
- a CDS encoding aldo/keto reductase: MTALLRTAVDRGITFFDTAEVYGPFLNEELVGEALAPFRGQVVIATKFGFNISPNSELTAYQDLRRNNVTPSLRAIAK; this comes from the coding sequence ATGACTGCTCTGCTTAGGACTGCCGTTGATCGCGGCATCACATTCTTTGACACTGCCGAGGTCTACGGCCCGTTCCTAAACGAAGAGTTGGTGGGCGAAGCTCTCGCTCCCTTCCGTGGGCAAGTGGTCATCGCTACCAAATTCGGGTTCAACATTAGTCCTAATTCCGAACTGACTGCTTATCAGGACTTACGCAGAAATAACGTAACTCCGTCATTACGAGCGATAGCGAAGTAA
- a CDS encoding (R)-mandelonitrile lyase produces the protein MKLLATTIVSPFLLASGFSAVEQAQAPSKNNAQIVEVRRNGSQPSTKGPAKNFTGSVRIDPLFSAREPSRTSGGSVTFEPGARTAWHTHPLGQTLIVTAGSGYVQQWGRPIQEITSGDVVQIPPGVKHWHGATPTTAMTHIAIQEQLDGKNVDWMEKVSDEQYRK, from the coding sequence ATGAAACTGCTTGCGACAACAATCGTGTCACCTTTTCTGCTTGCTTCGGGTTTCTCTGCTGTGGAACAAGCACAAGCCCCATCGAAAAATAACGCACAAATAGTAGAGGTTAGGCGAAACGGTTCGCAGCCTTCCACTAAGGGGCCTGCTAAAAACTTCACGGGTTCCGTCCGTATCGACCCCCTATTCTCAGCACGCGAGCCGTCACGCACGTCTGGCGGTAGTGTCACGTTTGAACCAGGTGCGCGTACAGCGTGGCATACCCATCCATTAGGGCAAACTCTGATTGTGACGGCTGGATCTGGATATGTCCAGCAATGGGGCAGACCAATTCAAGAAATCACATCCGGTGATGTGGTGCAAATTCCGCCGGGAGTGAAACACTGGCACGGGGCTACGCCAACCACGGCGATGACTCACATTGCTATTCAAGAACAGCTCGACGGCAAGAACGTGGACTGGATGGAAAAGGTCAGTGATGAACAATATCGCAAGTGA
- a CDS encoding carboxymuconolactone decarboxylase family protein: MALLPGNKFLKARQTKGIKDATGREASPLPTDKSRIELGTEIQTRLAGSPVYGEIYTFAPAIDQFLKSHLFADIFGRDNLDYQSREIATIAALASMKGVNSQLQAHFRIGMNTGLSEAQMNSLISVLKSKVGKPEADNAAEVLNQVLSNKSQ, from the coding sequence TTGGCTTTATTACCCGGCAATAAATTTCTGAAAGCAAGGCAGACAAAGGGAATCAAGGACGCAACGGGCAGGGAAGCAAGCCCACTTCCTACCGATAAAAGTCGTATTGAACTTGGAACAGAAATTCAGACGCGCCTAGCAGGAAGTCCGGTTTATGGAGAAATTTATACTTTTGCTCCTGCCATCGATCAGTTTTTGAAAAGTCACCTGTTCGCAGACATCTTCGGGCGCGACAACCTGGACTACCAAAGTAGGGAGATTGCGACCATTGCAGCTCTTGCCAGCATGAAAGGTGTTAACTCTCAACTGCAAGCACATTTTAGAATCGGCATGAATACCGGACTGAGTGAGGCACAAATGAATAGCCTTATATCCGTTCTCAAGTCCAAAGTCGGCAAGCCTGAAGCCGATAATGCTGCTGAAGTATTGAATCAGGTTTTAAGCAATAAGTCTCAATAA
- a CDS encoding tautomerase family protein: MPHISVKLYPGRSEQQKVQLAEQIVKDVVSILECGEESVSVAIEEIKPGDWAEQVYKPDILNHSKKLYKQPGYNPFQ, from the coding sequence GTGCCTCATATCAGCGTTAAGCTCTACCCTGGCCGATCAGAACAGCAGAAGGTTCAGCTTGCCGAGCAAATCGTCAAAGATGTTGTTTCCATTCTGGAATGCGGCGAAGAATCGGTTTCGGTAGCGATTGAAGAAATCAAACCTGGGGATTGGGCAGAGCAGGTTTATAAACCAGATATTCTGAATCACTCAAAGAAACTCTACAAGCAGCCAGGCTATAACCCATTCCAATAG
- a CDS encoding SDR family oxidoreductase yields the protein MIKDKVVIITGASSGIGEATAKLLASKGAKVVLGARREQQLKQLVDAINSGGGQAVYQVMDVTNPADNAAIAKLAKETFGGVDVIFLNAGIMPTSPLSALKTDEWNQTVDVNIKGVLNGVAAVLPTFVSQKSGHIITTSSVAGLKAYPGAAIYGGTKWFVRNFMEVIRIESAQEGTNIRTATIYPAAINTQLLDQITDPNSAKAMTKLYEQHSISPDRVANVVAFAIDQPEDTNVNEFTIGPTTQPW from the coding sequence ATGATTAAGGACAAAGTTGTGATTATTACCGGCGCATCTTCAGGAATTGGTGAAGCAACTGCGAAATTGCTTGCCAGCAAAGGCGCTAAAGTCGTATTGGGCGCGCGCCGTGAGCAACAATTAAAACAACTGGTTGATGCAATTAATAGCGGTGGCGGACAAGCAGTTTATCAAGTGATGGATGTGACTAATCCAGCTGATAACGCTGCGATCGCCAAGCTTGCCAAGGAAACATTTGGAGGCGTTGATGTGATTTTCTTGAACGCTGGCATCATGCCCACTTCTCCACTGTCTGCATTGAAAACTGATGAATGGAATCAAACAGTTGATGTCAATATCAAGGGTGTCTTAAATGGTGTCGCTGCTGTGTTGCCAACGTTTGTTAGCCAAAAGTCTGGGCATATTATCACAACTTCATCGGTTGCTGGATTAAAAGCTTATCCAGGTGCTGCGATTTATGGTGGTACGAAATGGTTTGTACGTAATTTCATGGAAGTTATACGTATAGAGTCTGCTCAAGAAGGAACTAACATTCGGACTGCGACCATTTATCCTGCTGCAATTAACACCCAGTTGTTAGATCAGATTACTGACCCAAATTCTGCTAAAGCAATGACAAAGTTGTATGAGCAACATAGCATCTCACCAGATCGAGTAGCCAATGTTGTGGCGTTTGCGATTGACCAGCCAGAAGACACCAACGTGAACGAATTTACGATTGGCCCAACCACGCAGCCTTGGTAA
- a CDS encoding SDR family NAD(P)-dependent oxidoreductase — translation MNQPLSNKVALVTGGSRGIGAAICQKLAAHGAHVVVNYASSADAANHLVEQIQADGGKAIAIKADMSDPAQVINLFDEAEKGLGKVSILVNNAGAAIPGSLAEITDEAFDKQMNLNVRGVFVASREAARRMESGGRIINIGSSLGEAVPMPGLSIYCATKFTIAGLTRGWARDLGPQNITVNCVEPGPIDTDANPADSPQADYQKSVTALGRYGKPEEVAALVAFVASPEASNITGATLRVDGGWGA, via the coding sequence ATGAACCAACCTTTATCTAATAAAGTTGCCCTCGTTACCGGTGGCTCCCGTGGCATCGGAGCGGCGATTTGCCAAAAGCTGGCAGCCCACGGTGCCCATGTGGTAGTGAACTATGCCAGCAGTGCCGATGCCGCCAATCATCTGGTGGAGCAGATTCAGGCTGATGGCGGTAAGGCGATCGCCATCAAAGCCGACATGAGTGACCCAGCCCAGGTGATAAACCTGTTTGACGAAGCCGAAAAGGGTTTGGGCAAGGTCTCGATTCTGGTTAATAATGCGGGTGCGGCCATCCCCGGCAGCCTGGCCGAGATTACGGACGAGGCATTCGACAAGCAAATGAACCTCAATGTGCGAGGGGTGTTCGTTGCCAGTCGGGAAGCGGCTCGACGCATGGAGTCGGGCGGACGCATCATCAATATTGGCAGTTCTTTGGGCGAAGCGGTGCCTATGCCAGGGCTTTCTATCTACTGCGCCACTAAGTTCACCATAGCAGGTCTGACACGGGGCTGGGCGCGAGATCTGGGGCCACAGAATATCACCGTTAATTGTGTGGAACCCGGCCCAATTGATACCGATGCCAACCCCGCTGATAGCCCACAGGCTGACTATCAAAAGTCTGTCACGGCTTTGGGACGTTATGGCAAACCGGAAGAAGTGGCAGCACTGGTAGCGTTTGTAGCTTCACCCGAAGCCAGCAACATCACTGGAGCGACTCTACGGGTAGACGGCGGTTGGGGGGCATAG